From one Mytilus trossulus isolate FHL-02 chromosome 10, PNRI_Mtr1.1.1.hap1, whole genome shotgun sequence genomic stretch:
- the LOC134687620 gene encoding uncharacterized protein LOC134687620 — MNWDESEQLGDPEDAITTADNVSRTIKVQDVITMEMPIKQQVTVQLPHAATIELGPSVGLTKTVTIEPGPALGRTKSYSSTIETGPTLGKSLPQSASVDTGPTANFILPLSDSQIKPPASSEDVVFKRVKNPKFVEGVKVIGTIVYPGFNVLHVGVSPINDTKAWIYGCKKFNLVDIEKGEIIKSYTPSVIFSDLFSVDENNVIIEELMGKSLMKIHIKEDGSMDVEPLIKTPVSKQGNEDGNTDEILKHSISKSGYSLTCLMQKQTCCCFCCFCCFPKRVLLIKRHDANGQLIMQRKLQKDGKNIFEYSVDSLKINGNGDVCVAGSNSSEDSTKGYNFLAVFTEQIKFRFFYPKGLRSSAKTGLYDIATDPNCNILLGYCSAIDIIDCNGFFLYSLKASFGIDGESRLLSVDHEGKAWICTETGRVVVIEYATWEITENNK; from the coding sequence ATGAATTGGGATGAATCAGAACAGCTTGGTGACCCGGAAGACGCAATTACCACTGCAGATAATGTATCTAGAACGATAAAAGTACAGGATGTGATTACCATGGAAATGCCAATCAAACAACAGGTAACCGTTCAGCTACCGCATGCAGCAACAATTGAACTGGGACCATCTGTGGGTCTTACGAAGACTGTCACTATAGAGCCCGGTCCGGCTTTGGGACGTACGAAATCATATTCTTCAACTATTGAGACAGGTCCAACTCTAGGAAAGTCGTTACCTCAGTCCGCTTCTGTTGATACTGGTCCAACTGCAAACTTTATTTTACCATTATCGGATAGCCAGATCAAACCACCTGCGTCATCGGAAGATGTTGTGTTTAAACGAGTGAAGAATCCAAAATTTGTAGAAGGCGTCAAGGTAATTGGAACAATTGTATACCCTGGCTTTAACGTGTTGCACGTCGGTGTTTCTCCAATAAACGACACAAAAGCGTGGATATATGGCtgtaaaaagtttaatttagtTGACATAGAAAAGggagaaataataaaaagttatacTCCTTCCGTAATATTTTCTGATCTATTTTCTGTCgatgaaaataatgttattattgAGGAGCTGATGGGAAAAAGCTTAATGAAAATACATATTAAAGAGGACGGCAGCATGGACGTGGAACCTTTGATTAAAACACCAGTTTCAAAACAAGGCAATGAAGATGGCAATACTGATGAGATACTTAAACATTCTATCTCTAAATCTGGATATTCGTTAACATGTCTCATGCAAAAGCAAacatgttgttgtttttgttgtttttgttgttttcctaaACGAGTTTTGTTGATAAAGCGTCATGATGCAAACGGCCAATTAATAATGCAGAGAAAGCTACAAAaagatggtaaaaatatatttgaatattctgTCGACTCTTTGAAGATAAATGGGAACGGGGATGTTTGCGTAGCTGGATCAAATAGCAGTGAAGATTCAACAAAGGGATATAATTTTCTAGCAGTTTTTactgaacaaataaaatttcGATTCTTTTATCCAAAAGGATTGCGTTCTAGCGCTAAAACTGGATTATATGATATCGCAACTGATCCTAATTGTAACATTCTTCTCGGATACTGCAGTGCAATTGATATAATAGATTGTAatggtttttttctgtattctcTGAAAGCAAGTTTTGGAATTGATGGAGAATCGCGGCTTCTATCAGTAGACCATGAAGGCAAGGCATGGATATGCACTGAGACTGGCCGAGTTGTTGTTATAGAATATGCTACATGGGAAAttactgaaaataataaataa